The following proteins come from a genomic window of Stigmatopora nigra isolate UIUO_SnigA chromosome 9, RoL_Snig_1.1, whole genome shotgun sequence:
- the gpsm2 gene encoding G-protein-signaling modulator 2 isoform X2 has product MDTDNSVISTRAEDQSFHVRYRMEVSCLELALEGERLCKVGDYRAGVSFFEAAIQVGTEDLQVLSAIYSQLGNAYFHLQDYAKALEFHRHDLTLTRTIGDLLGEAKASGNLGNTLKVLGHFDEAMVCCQRHLDIARDLNDKVGQARALYNFGNVHHAKGKSICWSGAEPGDFPEDVTVALKKASEYYEANLGLVQELGDRAAQGRTYGNLGNTHYLLGNFRNAVASHEQRLLIAKEFGDRSAERRAYCNLGNAYIFLGEFEVAAEHYKRTLQLARQLKDRAVEAQACYSLGNTYTLLQDYERAIDYHLKHLIIAQDLNDRIGEGRACWSLGNAHTALGNHDQAVHFAEKHLEICKETGDRSGELTARMNVTDLQTVLGLSYASSTSTLSENRDADYKIQGAKPRMSRRHSMENLELMKFTPDKMNGPKWSSDILSKPSKGPLSKSSSSKLFFVSRLRGKKFKSSAGSTKVLQDTSNTMDAAHAPSHKRPGPDTLGDEGFFDLLSRFQSNRMDDQRCSVRDKSGSRLSLGGERPESPPRIIRKSASESVDVYGAPSRRLEDSSAVGGSLPGLRLKRGGDQAVLGRLIANVDDAEPDEDFFNMLVKCQGSRLDDQRCAPPPPTTRGPTVPDEDFFSLIMRSQAKRMDEQRVTLPSKASV; this is encoded by the exons ATGGATACTGACAACTCCGTGATTAGCACAAGAGCTGAGGATCAGTCCTTCCATGTACGCTACAG GATGGAGGTATCCTGCCTTGAGCTAGCCTTGGAGGGCGAGCGCCTCTGCAAAGTGGGCGACTACAGAGCGGGCGTTTCCTTCTTTGAAGCTGCCATCCAGGTGGGTACGGAGGACCTGCAGGTACTCAGCGCCATTTACAGCCAATTGGGGAACGCCTATTTCCATTTACAAGACTACGCCAAGGCCTTGGAGTTCCACCGGCATGACCTGACGTTGACTAG GACTATTGGGGATCTTCTTGGGGAAGCCAAAGCCAGTGGGAATTTGGGGAATACGCTGAAGgttttgggacactttgatGAGGCTATGGTGTGCTGTCAGAGGCATTTGGACATAGCGCGAGATCTCAATGATAAG GTGGGTCAAGCCCGAGCTCTGTACAACTTTGGGAACGTGCACCACGCAAAAGGCAAAAGCATTTGTTGGAGCGGAGCCGAGCCCGGAGATTTTCCTGAAGATGTCACTGTGGCCCTCAAGAAGGCCTCGGAGTATTACGA AGCAAACTTGGGGCTGGTGCAGGAACTGGGCGACCGTGCCGCCCAGGGTCGAACCTACGGTAACCTGGGTAACACTCATTACTTGCTGGGCAACTTTCGGAATGCTGTGGCGTCTCATGAGCAG cgTCTGCTCATAGCAAAGGAATTTGGCGATCGCTCTGCAGAAAGACGAGCTTATTGCAACCTGGGTAACGCTTATATCTTCTTAGGAGAATTTGAAGTGGCAGCTGAGCATTATAA GAGGACGTTGCAGTTGGCCAGACAACTCAAGGACCGAGCGGTGGAAGCTCAAGCGTGCTatagtttgggaaacacgtATACTTTGCTGCAGGACTATGAACGAGCCATTGACTACCATCTCAAACATCTTATCATCGCCCAAGACCTCAACGATCG GATTGGCGAAGGCCGAGCGTGTTGGAGTCTGGGAAATGCTCACACGGCGCTTGGAAACCACGACCAGGCCGTACACTTTGCCGAGAAACACTTGGAGATCTGTAAAGAG ACCGGGGACAGGAGTGGGGAGTTGACGGCCCGCATGAACGTGACGGATCTGCAGACGGTCTTGGGCCTGAGTTATGCCTCCAGTACCTCCACGTTGTCGGAGAACAGGGATGCAGACTACAAGATACAAG GTGCGAAGCCAAGGATGAGCAGAAGGCACAGCATGGAAAATCTGGAGTTGATGAAGTTCACGCCGGACAAGATGAAT GGTCCCAAATGGAGCAGCGACATCCTGAGTAAACCGAGCAAGGGCCCCCTCTCCAAGAGCTCCTCCTCCAAGTTGTTCTTCGTCAGCCGACTGCGCGGAAAGAAGTTCAAGTCGTCTGCAGGTTCTACCAAGGTCCTCCAGGACACCAGTAACACAATGGATGCTGCTCATGCTCCCTCACACAAG CGACCCGGTCCCGACACTCTCGGGGACGAAGGCTTCTTCGACCTCCTGAGTCGTTTCCAGAGCAACCGCATGGACGACCAACGCTGCTCCGTTCGAGACAAAAGTGGCAGCAGGTTGTCACTTGGCGGGGAACGTCCAGAATCTCCACCTAGGATCATCAGAAAAT CTGCATCCGAGTCGGTTGACGTGTACGGCGCTCCAAGCCGGCGGCTAGAGGACTCTTCGGCCGTCGGCGGGAGTCTTCCGGGACTCAGACTCAAACGCGGTGGCGACCAGGCTGTCCTCGGCCGCCTGATTGCCAACGTGGACGACGCCGAGCCGGATGAAGACTTCTTCAACATGCTCGTCAAGTGCCAG GGGTCACGTTTGGACGACCAGCGCTGTGCACCTCCCCCTCCAACCACAAGGGGGCCCACCGTCCCAGATGAGGACTTCTTCAGCCTCATCATGCGCTCGCAAGCCAAACGGATGGACGAGCAACGCGTCACACTGCCGTCAAAAGCTTCAGTGTAG
- the gpsm2 gene encoding G-protein-signaling modulator 2 isoform X1 — MLSGGHGAKDEEESQRLSRFPAPVRKSYRMEVSCLELALEGERLCKVGDYRAGVSFFEAAIQVGTEDLQVLSAIYSQLGNAYFHLQDYAKALEFHRHDLTLTRTIGDLLGEAKASGNLGNTLKVLGHFDEAMVCCQRHLDIARDLNDKVGQARALYNFGNVHHAKGKSICWSGAEPGDFPEDVTVALKKASEYYEANLGLVQELGDRAAQGRTYGNLGNTHYLLGNFRNAVASHEQRLLIAKEFGDRSAERRAYCNLGNAYIFLGEFEVAAEHYKRTLQLARQLKDRAVEAQACYSLGNTYTLLQDYERAIDYHLKHLIIAQDLNDRIGEGRACWSLGNAHTALGNHDQAVHFAEKHLEICKETGDRSGELTARMNVTDLQTVLGLSYASSTSTLSENRDADYKIQGAKPRMSRRHSMENLELMKFTPDKMNGPKWSSDILSKPSKGPLSKSSSSKLFFVSRLRGKKFKSSAGSTKVLQDTSNTMDAAHAPSHKRPGPDTLGDEGFFDLLSRFQSNRMDDQRCSVRDKSGSRLSLGGERPESPPRIIRKSASESVDVYGAPSRRLEDSSAVGGSLPGLRLKRGGDQAVLGRLIANVDDAEPDEDFFNMLVKCQGSRLDDQRCAPPPPTTRGPTVPDEDFFSLIMRSQAKRMDEQRVTLPSKASV, encoded by the exons gCTATCACGATTTCCTGCTCCTGTAAGGAAGAGTTACAG GATGGAGGTATCCTGCCTTGAGCTAGCCTTGGAGGGCGAGCGCCTCTGCAAAGTGGGCGACTACAGAGCGGGCGTTTCCTTCTTTGAAGCTGCCATCCAGGTGGGTACGGAGGACCTGCAGGTACTCAGCGCCATTTACAGCCAATTGGGGAACGCCTATTTCCATTTACAAGACTACGCCAAGGCCTTGGAGTTCCACCGGCATGACCTGACGTTGACTAG GACTATTGGGGATCTTCTTGGGGAAGCCAAAGCCAGTGGGAATTTGGGGAATACGCTGAAGgttttgggacactttgatGAGGCTATGGTGTGCTGTCAGAGGCATTTGGACATAGCGCGAGATCTCAATGATAAG GTGGGTCAAGCCCGAGCTCTGTACAACTTTGGGAACGTGCACCACGCAAAAGGCAAAAGCATTTGTTGGAGCGGAGCCGAGCCCGGAGATTTTCCTGAAGATGTCACTGTGGCCCTCAAGAAGGCCTCGGAGTATTACGA AGCAAACTTGGGGCTGGTGCAGGAACTGGGCGACCGTGCCGCCCAGGGTCGAACCTACGGTAACCTGGGTAACACTCATTACTTGCTGGGCAACTTTCGGAATGCTGTGGCGTCTCATGAGCAG cgTCTGCTCATAGCAAAGGAATTTGGCGATCGCTCTGCAGAAAGACGAGCTTATTGCAACCTGGGTAACGCTTATATCTTCTTAGGAGAATTTGAAGTGGCAGCTGAGCATTATAA GAGGACGTTGCAGTTGGCCAGACAACTCAAGGACCGAGCGGTGGAAGCTCAAGCGTGCTatagtttgggaaacacgtATACTTTGCTGCAGGACTATGAACGAGCCATTGACTACCATCTCAAACATCTTATCATCGCCCAAGACCTCAACGATCG GATTGGCGAAGGCCGAGCGTGTTGGAGTCTGGGAAATGCTCACACGGCGCTTGGAAACCACGACCAGGCCGTACACTTTGCCGAGAAACACTTGGAGATCTGTAAAGAG ACCGGGGACAGGAGTGGGGAGTTGACGGCCCGCATGAACGTGACGGATCTGCAGACGGTCTTGGGCCTGAGTTATGCCTCCAGTACCTCCACGTTGTCGGAGAACAGGGATGCAGACTACAAGATACAAG GTGCGAAGCCAAGGATGAGCAGAAGGCACAGCATGGAAAATCTGGAGTTGATGAAGTTCACGCCGGACAAGATGAAT GGTCCCAAATGGAGCAGCGACATCCTGAGTAAACCGAGCAAGGGCCCCCTCTCCAAGAGCTCCTCCTCCAAGTTGTTCTTCGTCAGCCGACTGCGCGGAAAGAAGTTCAAGTCGTCTGCAGGTTCTACCAAGGTCCTCCAGGACACCAGTAACACAATGGATGCTGCTCATGCTCCCTCACACAAG CGACCCGGTCCCGACACTCTCGGGGACGAAGGCTTCTTCGACCTCCTGAGTCGTTTCCAGAGCAACCGCATGGACGACCAACGCTGCTCCGTTCGAGACAAAAGTGGCAGCAGGTTGTCACTTGGCGGGGAACGTCCAGAATCTCCACCTAGGATCATCAGAAAAT CTGCATCCGAGTCGGTTGACGTGTACGGCGCTCCAAGCCGGCGGCTAGAGGACTCTTCGGCCGTCGGCGGGAGTCTTCCGGGACTCAGACTCAAACGCGGTGGCGACCAGGCTGTCCTCGGCCGCCTGATTGCCAACGTGGACGACGCCGAGCCGGATGAAGACTTCTTCAACATGCTCGTCAAGTGCCAG GGGTCACGTTTGGACGACCAGCGCTGTGCACCTCCCCCTCCAACCACAAGGGGGCCCACCGTCCCAGATGAGGACTTCTTCAGCCTCATCATGCGCTCGCAAGCCAAACGGATGGACGAGCAACGCGTCACACTGCCGTCAAAAGCTTCAGTGTAG
- the gpsm2 gene encoding G-protein-signaling modulator 2 isoform X3 — protein sequence MEVSCLELALEGERLCKVGDYRAGVSFFEAAIQVGTEDLQVLSAIYSQLGNAYFHLQDYAKALEFHRHDLTLTRTIGDLLGEAKASGNLGNTLKVLGHFDEAMVCCQRHLDIARDLNDKVGQARALYNFGNVHHAKGKSICWSGAEPGDFPEDVTVALKKASEYYEANLGLVQELGDRAAQGRTYGNLGNTHYLLGNFRNAVASHEQRLLIAKEFGDRSAERRAYCNLGNAYIFLGEFEVAAEHYKRTLQLARQLKDRAVEAQACYSLGNTYTLLQDYERAIDYHLKHLIIAQDLNDRIGEGRACWSLGNAHTALGNHDQAVHFAEKHLEICKETGDRSGELTARMNVTDLQTVLGLSYASSTSTLSENRDADYKIQGAKPRMSRRHSMENLELMKFTPDKMNGPKWSSDILSKPSKGPLSKSSSSKLFFVSRLRGKKFKSSAGSTKVLQDTSNTMDAAHAPSHKRPGPDTLGDEGFFDLLSRFQSNRMDDQRCSVRDKSGSRLSLGGERPESPPRIIRKSASESVDVYGAPSRRLEDSSAVGGSLPGLRLKRGGDQAVLGRLIANVDDAEPDEDFFNMLVKCQGSRLDDQRCAPPPPTTRGPTVPDEDFFSLIMRSQAKRMDEQRVTLPSKASV from the exons ATGGAGGTATCCTGCCTTGAGCTAGCCTTGGAGGGCGAGCGCCTCTGCAAAGTGGGCGACTACAGAGCGGGCGTTTCCTTCTTTGAAGCTGCCATCCAGGTGGGTACGGAGGACCTGCAGGTACTCAGCGCCATTTACAGCCAATTGGGGAACGCCTATTTCCATTTACAAGACTACGCCAAGGCCTTGGAGTTCCACCGGCATGACCTGACGTTGACTAG GACTATTGGGGATCTTCTTGGGGAAGCCAAAGCCAGTGGGAATTTGGGGAATACGCTGAAGgttttgggacactttgatGAGGCTATGGTGTGCTGTCAGAGGCATTTGGACATAGCGCGAGATCTCAATGATAAG GTGGGTCAAGCCCGAGCTCTGTACAACTTTGGGAACGTGCACCACGCAAAAGGCAAAAGCATTTGTTGGAGCGGAGCCGAGCCCGGAGATTTTCCTGAAGATGTCACTGTGGCCCTCAAGAAGGCCTCGGAGTATTACGA AGCAAACTTGGGGCTGGTGCAGGAACTGGGCGACCGTGCCGCCCAGGGTCGAACCTACGGTAACCTGGGTAACACTCATTACTTGCTGGGCAACTTTCGGAATGCTGTGGCGTCTCATGAGCAG cgTCTGCTCATAGCAAAGGAATTTGGCGATCGCTCTGCAGAAAGACGAGCTTATTGCAACCTGGGTAACGCTTATATCTTCTTAGGAGAATTTGAAGTGGCAGCTGAGCATTATAA GAGGACGTTGCAGTTGGCCAGACAACTCAAGGACCGAGCGGTGGAAGCTCAAGCGTGCTatagtttgggaaacacgtATACTTTGCTGCAGGACTATGAACGAGCCATTGACTACCATCTCAAACATCTTATCATCGCCCAAGACCTCAACGATCG GATTGGCGAAGGCCGAGCGTGTTGGAGTCTGGGAAATGCTCACACGGCGCTTGGAAACCACGACCAGGCCGTACACTTTGCCGAGAAACACTTGGAGATCTGTAAAGAG ACCGGGGACAGGAGTGGGGAGTTGACGGCCCGCATGAACGTGACGGATCTGCAGACGGTCTTGGGCCTGAGTTATGCCTCCAGTACCTCCACGTTGTCGGAGAACAGGGATGCAGACTACAAGATACAAG GTGCGAAGCCAAGGATGAGCAGAAGGCACAGCATGGAAAATCTGGAGTTGATGAAGTTCACGCCGGACAAGATGAAT GGTCCCAAATGGAGCAGCGACATCCTGAGTAAACCGAGCAAGGGCCCCCTCTCCAAGAGCTCCTCCTCCAAGTTGTTCTTCGTCAGCCGACTGCGCGGAAAGAAGTTCAAGTCGTCTGCAGGTTCTACCAAGGTCCTCCAGGACACCAGTAACACAATGGATGCTGCTCATGCTCCCTCACACAAG CGACCCGGTCCCGACACTCTCGGGGACGAAGGCTTCTTCGACCTCCTGAGTCGTTTCCAGAGCAACCGCATGGACGACCAACGCTGCTCCGTTCGAGACAAAAGTGGCAGCAGGTTGTCACTTGGCGGGGAACGTCCAGAATCTCCACCTAGGATCATCAGAAAAT CTGCATCCGAGTCGGTTGACGTGTACGGCGCTCCAAGCCGGCGGCTAGAGGACTCTTCGGCCGTCGGCGGGAGTCTTCCGGGACTCAGACTCAAACGCGGTGGCGACCAGGCTGTCCTCGGCCGCCTGATTGCCAACGTGGACGACGCCGAGCCGGATGAAGACTTCTTCAACATGCTCGTCAAGTGCCAG GGGTCACGTTTGGACGACCAGCGCTGTGCACCTCCCCCTCCAACCACAAGGGGGCCCACCGTCCCAGATGAGGACTTCTTCAGCCTCATCATGCGCTCGCAAGCCAAACGGATGGACGAGCAACGCGTCACACTGCCGTCAAAAGCTTCAGTGTAG